In Rhodamnia argentea isolate NSW1041297 chromosome 5, ASM2092103v1, whole genome shotgun sequence, the DNA window AATCCATGTTTTTTTACATATTGTTATGTAAGTTCGAGCACTCCTACTTATAAAATGTTAGAAATCCGTAACACGAGAACGTAGGGTTTGGATCCACTTTTTAATGGTGACAAATTTCATATTCTAGATTATTCCTTAGAGTTAGCTTGGATTGACAACGTGCTATTCCTCCCAAGGAAAAAATCTTTGTGTTCTCTTATGAAATGACTAACACAACAATCAAGGAGttgttttaagaaaattattaacttttttCGTGAAATTCTTGAAGAAACGCCATTGTAAAATGAACAGAAACacattttatatataaaaaaaaaagcaccagAATTGAGTAAATAAGCGCCAGAATATCGTGTCTGGGGAATTCCTATCGACCAAAGCATTAACGATGATGAACCATTCAAACGTGTATTTGAGATAATTAGTAacctaaaagaaaagggaaagaaatacaTACATTGTGGGGATGTTTTGAGTTCTCGTACATGATCCAGTGCCCATTCtcgtaatggttgaaaatttcagaaatttttgTCCCCCCATCatagttttcaaaataaacaaAGGAAACTCCAGATTATCACTTTTCCGAATGGTAGGGTTTCATGAAGGATTTGATTCCTCAAGATTTCCGATGGAATGCTAGTTGGTTCCAAACTAATGTAGCTCGTATATGATGTCGATACACCAGGCCGATTCCTTTACTCGAACCTTTGcaggttaattatttgaacttaAGTTGCGAATTAGTTGAGCTCGaactagattaattaatttaattaatccggtaatccattaacaTGAAATCTCGAATTTTAGGCCATGACATAAGTCATACTAGTAAATTCCCATTGCCTTTTGCTTtctcacttttcaatttttaattcgtGGATGGTATGCAATAATCTCATTTCATAGGACTAAAATGTATATCCCTTTGTTCTTGATTAAGCAAAACTCAAGATGTAAAACACCTAGAATATTTCAATGACTATGAACCCACTAAAATCTATGATTAACATTCAAACCCTTCAAACGGAAAAATTCTAAAGATATGTTACTCAAATTAATATTAGTAGAGTAGAAGATCAAGGGCTCATACTTACaagaaccccaaattgatacattcgTGCCACATTTACGTTAGCTTATATACTTGTatcacatttaccctaaactaattttttgtcacaaaaaatctcacatTGCTACACCCTTGCCACATTTATAATCAtgtcacatttaccctaaactgttGTAAATCTGAATTTCTTTCTGAGGTAAATATGGCACATATGCACTAGCTTGGAAGCAATTGTGGCTCGGATgtacaatttgagattttttgggacgtaaaatttggactgggGTAAACATGGCACAAGTACAccaatttaggataaatgtggcaCAAGTCTACCGGTTCGAGAGTTTTTGCGATACAAGAAGtagtttgtggtaaatgtgGCATGGATGTACCAGGTTGAGGTACTTGATGGtgttaattttaaaattaatcttAAACTTTGCTATTCACTTTCTAAAAGACTAAAtgtagatatattgtatatattaggattaacgtttttccttttggtgtATGTATTTACGTTTATTCTCTTCATTGCATGTGTGTTTATATTGGCCTTGTGCATATATGGTAATCAAGCATTCCATTATATATTTCTCTAGATCTAACATGGTATTGGAGCTAGGGTTTGTTTCTTGTGAGTATTATATACCAATCCCCAACTACGATTTGTTGCTCTTTTTCCAAACTCGGGTTGGTTGACCCATCTTGAGTTTGGGGGACGGAGTTTTCCCCTTTAGTGTATGTATTTACATTTATATCCTTCCTTATATGTATATTTACATTGGCCTCGCGCTTAATAGTAATCAAGCATTTCATTATCCATTTCTCTAGATCTAACATAAAGTAcccaaattttaaaatttttaacatGACGGTGATTAAAGATCAAATCAAAGTCCATTAGCACAATAGTTTTTAGATGACTGTAAGAAAAACAATATGTTGCgagccaaatttttttgaaggagTAGACACCACATTAAATTCTAATTATTTGGTTTGTGGCTCAAAACGAGCTGTTAATCTCATTGTGAATTAACCACAGTTACATAATCGGTTCTCTTATATATATCAAGTGGCATGACACTTTGTATGATCAAAACTAACAGTGTACGTCCCTGAtgctttgttcttcttttcaacGGTTGTCCACGTTATATTATGCatcaaatacataaaaaatttctcgttaattttcctttttataatgGTAGTGTTTTTTCTACATCATAGACCTGTAGACTCTGCACATGCACTCCCATTGATGCATTGCGCCGTCTTAACTTAGTTATCCTCTACATTTAGCCGACTTCTGTTAATTTCGATAGATGGTTGAGTTCCATTAGTTGATCACGCAAAGTTTCACTTTTTTAGTCTGCCATCCATCTGGCAAGAGTAGTTGGATTAGATTCTTGTTCACCTAACTGATTCGAACAATCTTCTCCAGATGCTTGATCAGATTTGACATGAAATCAAACTTCTTTGAAACTTCGATGACTTGTTTGAGAGCTTTCTAAAGATAGCCCTTTCGCTCAAATCAGTCTTTTGATATTGAGATATCACCCTTTTAATGACAACTTTTAATCTTGAATGTGCCAAaagaatttgagatttttccttgTCAAGTAATATTTCCGTGTACATCTTGTtacaattcacaaaatttccaaTCCTTGAGAATCGCCACAATTAGGATTGAAATGATGGATATATCACGATAATAAGACATCACGCGTACGTAACTTCAGGCATTACTCCACGTCAAAATTTTCCCCGTCGATAGTTCAATTTCATATTGATTATCTCCAATCCTTCTATCGTGACAATTTATGATGTACTTATAGATTAAAATGACCCCTATATTTGTGGATAAGATATAAGTAAAATACTAAAGAGGGATCAATTTCAAAATCACATGCATGAATCAATAGGTAAAATGGGCAGAGGGGTAGACAAGAACCCATCTTTGTAAACGTGGAAGAGCAAGACAACAATAGATTTTTGGAGAAATACTCAATATGTTAGAAGAAACCGTGTCTCCTCTTTTAGCAAGAATCCTGGCGTGATCAAATTATATGAATTTCTTTGATTATTTGAAAATCAGGTCAATAATGATGAATGAAAATTGCAAAGAAAGGAGCGATTTGAAGACACTGATTAATGGGTTAGTGGGTGGCCAACTAATTATAAATATCTTttcaaatgttttctttttagcGTTAAAATCACGAAAAGCCCccaactggtatatttgtgataaatttaccgtaagatattttttgaccaccaaaattcTTAATATGGTACACCCGTGCCAAATTAaccatatgttttttttttttttggtaaggaaaattaaCCATATGTTagctttcattaaatttaacattcaaattgctaagttagatgacaTGTGGCTGTGAGCGGATAtacaaattttggatttttaccctatattatcacaaatgtatcaatttaggatattaattttattaatccaattttaggaaaatgactGAAGGTTAttttatcacagatatatcaACTTAGggttttggtggttaaaaaattagtttaggataaatttgtcataaatgtaccgtttcggttttttttttttttttttgtcaaaaaattaacttgaggtaaatttgtcatcaGTGTcttggtttgagatttttcgcgaTATTAACCATTCTTCTTGTATACACAAAAATGGTAAAAGGAGATTAGCCCATGCCAATAGGAGTAATATGACTAGTCTCACATATCTGTAAACTAACAAATTTCATGTAAatcttgatatatatatttaagtcaTGCTCATAAATCTCAATTGCCTTTGTACTTtctacttttcaaattttttacttctggaTAGCAGGCTTTAATCTCATTTTGTAGGAATAAATTGTAGGACATGTTTGTTCTTGactaagaaaaagtagaaaatattCATTCGATTTCCCTTCCAAATTTGAAGTAtcatccaagtttttttttaaaaatgcaaaaagtatTTGAGAATTTGCGTGCCAACATATGTATGTTACGAAAGGTTTAGGTTTTTAGAATAAAAAcaagggtgcatttgttttgtaatacgaatcatttgaaaatattttattaaaaataatcacttatatctcttacaaaaataaatgaatgagaaatattttccttattcaCAAAACTGTTTTGTCAAAATTGTTGTCTGCAATGGAAATATtgttattaactaattatttcaagcgatacaccattcattttcaagaaaatatatttcaagtcattcatttttcgtgaaacaaatagaatcattcatttttcgcaaaacaaatagaTCCTAAAAGTCAAAAGGTAAGCTCCGAAACGTGCAATTAACATGTGACAAATGTGGTGGACTCAAGAGAGGTTGCCGATGGCCATCGCGCCCCTACTGCGAGATCTATAAGGAAGAATATCAATATAATCAGTTGTATAGATGTATATATTCATTATCTGAAATAATTGTCCCGTCCTCCTCGACTTATCCCGTCTCCGTTGATTTAACTCTTGACTCCGTCCGTGGCTGTGTCAAATTGGATCAGTCTCTCGTGAGCTCGGTTCACGTACACCGTGATCATGCAATAATTGCTCTCCAAATGGATTCCCTATCGTCTTAACAGAAATTCTGATTCATGCCACGAAATGTCATAACATCGGAACGGCACAAATTCGGAATAAGAGAGGCGAAgctcaaatgtcagaaccaaaAGCAAATCAATATATCCAGTCCTTTTTTTTCCAGTATTCCAGCAGTTCACAGTTACAGAGTTCAGCtcacaaaaagcaaatgaaaccATTACTCAGAAACCCCCCCAGACAATGCACTCCTAAAAACGTAATTGTCCCATCAGATAAACGATATTCAATATCTGTCAGTGAAAGAACAAAGTTAATACTCTCTTCATACGCAATTCTAGCTATTTGTGTTCTAAATGTTCTGCTGTTCCATCTTGACATCCGGTGGAGAACTTCGGGTCATCCTCCAAAGTCCTCAACAATTCGTCCTCATCGAACAGCTCGTCTGCTGTGTAGTCGCTAAGCCAGTCGAAATCGACAATGGTTTCGCTCATCGGCTCCAACTCTCCACCATCCGCATTCGACTTGCCCTCACGATGGCCGTCCTTAACCTCCGCGCCGCAAGTCAATTCAGACTGAGTTGACCAAGCCGTGGTCTTGCTTGGGGTACCAACTGAATAACCAGTGCTCGGGATACCAGCCGTATTAGCAGTAGTGCCCACAGATGTCATGGCTGTGACGGCCGAATCACCGAAAGACATGGGATGAGACGTGCTGGGGAGATTCAACCTCGCACATGGACCGTACATTGCCCTCGCAGCTTCATCGTAAGCCAGGGCGGGTTCGATTGCAATTGGGTACGTGCATGGGTGCCGCACTCGAGCATAGGTGCTGCCGTGCATGGGTGCCACCATGCTCATCATGGAAAGTGGACTGGCATTCCCGCCGCCAAAAGCTGGGAAATCAGCGGTGCGGCTGATGTCCATCGTCTCAGCCGTTGTCATCGCCACGGGAAGCGAGTTGAGGTTGGTGTCGCCATCCAAATCCGGCAAAGTTGGACCGCAAATGTTTCGTGGAATGACAACTTCATCTTCGTTGAAAACCCAGGACGCTGCTGGTTGAGCTTGAGTGGCGGCGGTGGTTGAGGGTGGCGATGTGGCGGAAGAAACGCCGAAGATGTTTGTGCGATCATCGCGGAGCGGGCGTGCCTTCTTTGCTCGTCTATTCTCTTCCTCAAGTTGCACTTGGCCGTGCAGATTCGGGCACACCTTCTTGCTTGCTTGCTCAGCGAATTTGTTGCTGATCACGCATAGTACACACTCTGTGTCCTGCATTATTTATAAACAAACTAAATTATCCTTTCCTTTTGattaaaaaaggggaaaacaagaaattaaacAACGATAAcacatatatgaaaattgaaacaACATGTATGCCCTAGAATTGTACATGCAACCTATAGGGGGAGGGCCAAATTGGTGTTACCACAAAAAGCACACTTTCTTGATCAACCACATCATGATGAAAATAGTTATTCGTGGCTTTTTCCAATCTACCGATTGATCAAAGAATTCCTTTTATACACTAATCTTATTTTCAGTCCATTGTGGGTGGATCATAAACATATTTGTATCATAGCGAACACCTAAATTCTTCTTTAAATTGGATAGAACTAGTTAGGATCCACAAAAAGCACTAGAATTAAGTGCTTTAGCGCCTTCCGCAGTCAAACAAACAAGATTGTCGAacattgacaaatttatcatggaACGAGCATCATGTCAGAGTATCATGTCCAAGGTATTCATACTGACAAAAGCATTGAGGAAGATATACCAATCAAACATGTATTTGGGATAATTATAAACCTaacagaaaagggaaagaaacgcATACATTATAGGGATGCTTTGAGTACTCGTACATGATCCAGTGCCCATTATCGGCCTTGTCGGCTTCCGCGCTCGAGCTGGTTTTCGATCTAAAAGTAAAGAGTTTCTTGTAGCCAACTACCTCACCATGCGAACCCTTGATTTTGTAACTCTGTTCGCCCTTCCAAGTGCCGGAGCCAGCGGTCCTGTCCACTCTcgatttgttcttcttcttcaacatggtGAAAACATAGAACTTCTCATCCCGGTCCTTACCAAAAATCTTCCAAGGATCGCCACTGCCGTACACGTCGCAATCGCGGACGATGTCCGGATCGGGCAGCGATTCTCGATTCAGCCTCCGCATCAAGTAATCGAAGAAAAGTTCATTGTCGGTGGGAAGAAAACGAAGCCCACGATACCAAACCACCATCGTAGTGAACTCCTAAGCAATGACAGAatttgttcttccttttctctggATTTTTGGTTTTCGAAAGAGAGACTTTTGGTCTCGTGAGCTTTTATAAACATGGACGGAATGTGAAAATCTCACCGGCTTAAAGTCAGccaattttttggaactttatCCTCAAGTGAACAGCTTCTTGAATGGGTTAACAAAAAACATCTTTCCTTTGTTAGCAAGAATCCGAAAtcatattatttaaattttgttgattatttttaaaatcttGTCAAAATCCGGAGAAAAGAGTGTGTGAAAAGATCTTGATTAATAGGAGATCAGCCGTGCAAAGTGGGATTAAGATAACTATCACACGTGTCTGCAAAATAACAAATTGCAAGTGAGGATGACAACTGTATCCAATTGTCTTCGTATTTTCTcacatttcgttttttttttttaaccttctAGATTGTCTGCGTTAATCTCATTTTAAAGGACTGAAGTGTACGGCCCTTTTGTTTTTGATTGAGCAAAAATCAAGATGTAAAATCTCTGATTAAAATTCAACCCCTTCAAATTGAAACATTTTAGAGATATGTTACTCCAATCAGGGATTAAGTGTCTAAGATTGCTAGAATTCAATGAACGTTAGTCATTTTTTAAATGAGTTAAAAAATATCAAGTAAGTTGGTTGCACATTACTAAAAAGGGTCTTGCTAATCACCATTCTAGCGGTACTTGTTAAATGTGTTTACTGAAGGAATTTTCGATCTTGAATCTATTGGCTGTGCATATCATGAGAACATTTAGTGTattgaaaatgataatattttacTTAGTTTGTTGCTTAACAAATAACTTAAGAGCATTTTTATAAACAAAAGATCATTATAAGACTTATGAGTGTCTATTTGAAGATACTATTGATGAGTACATTTGAGAAAGTAATTTTGGCATGGTTAGATTCGAGAACAATAAATTGAACTGAGCAAGGCGTTGAGCACACAAACTTGTTCTCGGGTAAATATCTAATTCCATGAGGGTAGATGTAAATGACTAGTATGTTTAACAGGTGCCTCCAACAAGAATTAGTAAATaatctttgaaataataatattaCTTATATAGGAATGACCACTCTTCCTTTCATAGGATAAAACTTACCatatagcattttttttatgcatagtTGATTTCAATATAATATTAGTAGTGCATAAGATCAAGGACCCATACTAACAAgaacccaaattgatacatttgtatCCCATTTATCCTGAACTTATACACATGtatcacatttatcccaaactaatttttgtaccGCAAAAAGTCTCAAATTGCTACACCCATGCCGCATTTATAATCAtgtcacatttaccctaaattgttctaaatctgaatttttttcgtgATAAATGTGACACAGGTGCCCCCGCTTGACAGCAAACTTGG includes these proteins:
- the LOC125315050 gene encoding uncharacterized protein LOC125315050 yields the protein MYGPCARLNLPSTSHPMSTAGIPSTGYSVGTPSKTTAWSTQSELTCGAEVKDGHREGKSNADGGELEPMSETIVDFDWLSDYTADELFDEDELLRTLEDDPKFSTGCQDGTAEHLEHK
- the LOC125315277 gene encoding uncharacterized protein LOC125315277, with product MVVWYRGLRFLPTDNELFFDYLMRRLNRESLPDPDIVRDCDVYGSGDPWKIFGKDRDEKFYVFTMLKKKNKSRVDRTAGSGTWKGEQSYKIKGSHGEVVGYKKLFTFRSKTSSSAEADKADNGHWIMYEYSKHPYNDTECVLCVISNKFAEQASKKVCPNLHGQVQLEEENRRAKKARPLRDDRTNIFGVSSATSPPSTTAATQAQPAASWVFNEDEVVIPRNICGPTLPDLDGDTNLNSLPVAMTTAETMDISRTADFPAFGGGNHLCSSAAPMHVPNCNRTRPGLR